The following DNA comes from Methanocella sp..
GCTTCCGCCTGCCGCAGGAGCCCGCCAATCGCTGGACAGCAGCCACCCATACAGGCTTCCCTCGACAGTTTTGAAATCTCGGACGAGGCCCTGGCGAAATTATTAAGGGCGGCAATACTACCGGAAACCGATGCGGGGTCGTGCGCACACACGAGAACGATGCCCCGCTCCTCCATGCTCCTGAAGCTGCGCCCGGGCATTTTCCATTTGCCCGCCTGGCCATGGAACGTATATGCCAGAGACTGCTGCACGATACGGACAATGTCAACGCTGTCGATCGCGGGCTCTGTGGCAAGGAGATCGAGGGCTGGGTTGTCCCTGAAGACCTTATTAAGCTCGAGGGGCAGGATTTTATCGGCCCCATAGCCGGGCAGCATCAGGCCCGAAGCGCCTGCGCAGATGATGCGCCGGGCGCCGCGGGCTGCCGTCCTGTATACGGCCTGCCGGATCCCGGGCGAGCGAAGGCTAAGATAGGAAAGCTCCAGGTGGTCTGGCTTCATGCGGGATAAAAGATGATAAGCGATATGAAGGCCCGCCAGGGCATAATCGTCGTCGAACCGTGGCTTATCATAGAACGACTGGCTCTGGAGGATATCCCGGGCTAAGAGGCATTGCTGGAACAGCACCATATTTTTCTCGGAATCTAAAAAGCCGTCCGGGAAATCGCCGTGCCATAGCAATAGCAGCCCCGGGCGGTCGCCATGGTACATATCCATGCCCGCGCATCCTCATATCTGCATTCGTGATGCCTGGATTTATGCCTGATTAACTGATAAAGCGGCCTAATCGCCGGATGAGGGATTTAACGGCCCGGAAGAGCCGTGCCTTCAGGCCGGTGAAGACGAACTCAAGGGCAAAATAAGCTACGGCGATGATAGCCAGCAGATAGCATAGCGGCACGATGAGGTCCATGCATAGCCTGTCGACGCCGGCTATATTAACCGTTGCGATGCCCGCCGGGAAAATCCGGTGATACATGCGTAAAATAATAAATCCATACCCAGTCTCGATAGTTAAAGGGGAGGAAAGGAGACGCAGATCACGACGTATGAGCCCGATAACTCGATAAAAAAAGGGTATATCGCGCTCCTGAGAGAGATCGGCAGCGAAGTCTCCCGGAATAAATGGCTCACCTGGCAGCTTTTCAAGAGGGATTTTTTTGCCATCTATCGCCAGTCGTTCATGGGTTTCCTCTGGGCCTTCATCGTCCCGATGGTAAGCGTCGGCTCGTTCATCGTACTCAGCAACGCCGGGCTGTTCCAGATCGGACACATCGACGTGCCTTACCCGATATACGCCATACTCGGAATGGCGTTCTGGCAGCTATTCTCCATGGGGCTCATCGCGAGCACGAACTCGCTGGTGCTCGCCGGCTCCATGATAACGAAAATTAATTTCTCGAAAAAATCACTCGTAATCGCATCGGTCGGCCAGTCGGTCATCTCATTCGCCGTGCAGATGGGCCTCGTATGCTTGCTCTTCGTATATTTCCGGAGGATGCCTGACCCGGCAATCCTCCTGATGCCGCTGCTCATGCTGCCCATCATCCTGCTCACGCTCGGCATGGGCTTCATACTGTCGCTGCTGAACGGCATCATGCGGGATACGGGCAGCGTCATAACCCTGCTCATGACCTTCCTCATGTTCCTCACGCCCATCCTGTACGTCAGGCCGTCCTCCGGCATGCTGGCCGCCGTGACGTCCTATAACCCCCTTTATTACCTCATCTCGTCAATGAGAGAAATGATCCTCACGGGCACGATCAGCGAGCCCCTGGGCTTTGCCCTCTCGACGGCCCTGTCTATGGCCATATTCGCCATAAGCCTGGTCATATTCCACCTGACCGAGACAAGGGTCGCGGAGCGGATTTGAGGCGTGATAAAAGTGAATGACCTATTTAAAATACATCATACTCAACTTATCATGGCTGGGATCGGATGGATGACGAGTACGTTGTGATAGTCGATAAAGTATCCAAGAAGTACTGTAAGTCCCTAAAACGCTCGATGCTCTATGGCATGCACGACATCGGGCGAAATCTTCTGGGCTTGAGCTCGAACTCGCACGTGCTGCGAAAGGACGAGTTCTTCGCCGTCCGGGACGTCACCTTCCGGCTAAAAAAAGGCGAAACGCTGGGCATCCTGGGCATGAACGGCTCTGGCAAGAGCACCCTGCTGAAGATGCTTAACGGCATTTTTTGGCCCGACAAAGGCCGGATCACCGTTAAGGGCAAAGTCGGGGCGCTCATCGAGGTGGGCGCCGGCTTTCACACGGCATTGACGGGCCGGGAGAACGTGTACATCAACGCCGCCATCTGCGGCATGACAAA
Coding sequences within:
- a CDS encoding ABC transporter permease; amino-acid sequence: MGSEVSRNKWLTWQLFKRDFFAIYRQSFMGFLWAFIVPMVSVGSFIVLSNAGLFQIGHIDVPYPIYAILGMAFWQLFSMGLIASTNSLVLAGSMITKINFSKKSLVIASVGQSVISFAVQMGLVCLLFVYFRRMPDPAILLMPLLMLPIILLTLGMGFILSLLNGIMRDTGSVITLLMTFLMFLTPILYVRPSSGMLAAVTSYNPLYYLISSMREMILTGTISEPLGFALSTALSMAIFAISLVIFHLTETRVAERI